In the Primulina tabacum isolate GXHZ01 chromosome 15, ASM2559414v2, whole genome shotgun sequence genome, CAAACCGTGAGCAAGTTCATTCATATCATCCTTTTTCAAGAAATATTCACTgccaaaagaaacaaaaatagtGGATTTCTCACCTTTTAGGTCCAGCCAATCTAAGACTTCTGATGATTCATCTGCCTCAAGACTAGGGTCTGGAACCAAAGAGCCAACGGGAACAACTTTCTTGCCTAACAACTTAGAAAGATAGTCAATGTATCTTCCTTCAAATTCTTCAAAACCCTTCACCAGAACAATCCCATTAGACCTCTCAATCCCTTGAAAGGCTATCTCTTTCACTTTCTCATCTTCCGATGACTCCAACAATTTGGCGCGATGAACTACCTCGTAGTCACGATAAAATATAGCAGGGAATGGAAAAtcaacatccggtgtcttgaaaAAATGAAACATGAAGGCAGTCATAATAGCACTGCTGGTGATAAATTCAACAGCAGGTATTTTAATTGCTGCAGCAGCTAACGGAGCCCATGGCTGAAGAAAATCGTATATCAGCAAATCAGGCCTGATGGCTCTGAGAATACACGAAAACTTTGGAGCAGACATCTCCAAAGCTTTTTTGAGGGTTGGCATAAGATGGGGTGGGAGGCCATTTGTGGTGTGGTGACTTACAGGAAGACCGGGCAAAACCGGTAAATGTAATTCAACTAGTTGAATCTTGGAAGCAAGTTTTTGGCCAATCTTGTTCTTTATGGAACTCAGATTAGCAGGTGAAGAACATAGGTAGACGATGAAGTTTCTAGCAGCGAGCCTTTTGGCTAACTCGAGGTATGGCGAGATGTGGCCATGAGCAAGCCATGGAAACATAAGGACACGAAGAGTTTTCTTGCCATTCATTAGAGACCCCATTACTCAAATAAAACTTCAGTCTTAATTAGGCTGTTTTTCTGGTATGAATTTGCAGAGGTTAAAAAATGACAGTTGATTTATAACGGTTGTAGAAGTAGGATAAGGAAAAATCCacaataattattgcaatattCTACATTCCTTTTGCAAAATGGACTTGCAAGGAAACATCCTCTTTAGTTTTGGATAATGGTTAAATTTGGAAGTGACCTATCGACATGCATATGGTACATGAAGTTTTCTGGTATCATGAAAGGAAACATAATCCTCGGCTTGCCTAGCATGTATACGTAAATTTAGgtaataaatcaattaaattaatttagcaTCGATTTTGTTTTTTTGGTGATCAAATTCCATTTGTATTTCGCTATCTTTGCTTCTTATGTAATTTGTCAGCAATAATTATTGCCCCACGGGAAAGGAATAAATTGCAAAAGAAGTAAAATAACTGAACAAAATGGAAATTTGGTTACGTAAAAGACCACCTTCGTAGTGAAGCCAATTGATGTAAATAAATTGGAATACTGAATAAATTTTGGTGTTTAAAATATGtgagtgttttttttttcaatttagtttCTTCTGTTATTTTGATTACCaacatttgaaaatatgaaaaaaaattggtaattatgttcgcctactgaaacttaGGAGAAATTTCATTTTTGGTCTTATATAGTTTTCTTTTTTGTCATTGATAatttatattgtcaaatttAAGTCTTAATtcattatattttgtatatttgaaattttatttaattttttgacgTTGAGTTAATATGACACAAATGTGACCCTAATGTATACAATGTCACTTCTTCAGTCCCGATGAAAAAAGATGAAAACTgacaaaaatttaaaagataCAATGTAGCGTCCTCACCTGTGCCACTATTGAACATACAGACTAATAAGCATGCATAATTAAACTTGATAACAACAATTAAACATCGAAAATCAAATAACTTAATCATCTTACACTCAAACGAAAATAGAACAATAATATCAGTCTTAACACAACCAAATTGAAATCATAATCATGCACGAAAATACGAAAAACCAAATAAAATCTTCTCTGGATCACCATAAAACACAACTGTCCCGGCTGTCTAAACCGTCCAACCTAAGAATTTCTCCGTGAAATGGGGGTGTCCAAGGTGAAAACAATCGCTCTATACAAGAACATACGAGTATACAAACTGATACGATGAATGTGAAATACAATATGCTCGGATATCAAGGATCAAGTCAAGAATTTCATGCACAATCTAGAGGCGTCTGACTGTTTAGTATCTGATCTGCTTTCATGTATATGCTGCATCCGGATTAGTTCAGAAGATCCGAACTCAATCTTATCTGACACATATTATAATCTCATTTGTCTGGCTGGATTTCTTTGGATAATGTAATCTGAAGTAGAATGGGTGATCCGTTTTAAATTCGATCCTCAATTAATGAATTTCttagtaatgtttaattaataattcTTTAATCATATCTTAATTATTacttcatttaaaataaagatttgagTAATTACGTACAAAACTATATTGAAATCTGATTACACAGCGCTATGGAAGGCAATGGCCGTTTTAAACATGACCACAGATTAAACGGGTTGCGGGACATGTCTAAACCTATTCAACGGGTCTAGAGCCTGATCCAAGATAGGTGACGGGTCCAAGATAGTCCGATTATAATTATTATGGCTCACTCAAAGAATAAATTTGGAGCGAATAAAGTTTGAGCTCCGCCCATATAGGCCCAAACTCACATGACTCTTGAAAAAGCTTATAAATAGCTCAAATTGCTCATATTTTGGGGTTCTCATTTTACATTTCAAGCACTCTTGTTTTATCGGGCGAATAATGACTTGAGCATTTGTTTTAGGTGTAGGTGATGATCGACATAATtctttttatagaatttttagAGTGGCAATTGTCCACCTGAATTGGCTGACCACATGGGTTAAAGGCATGATGTTCAAGATGtaatctttgaatttgattctaAAATAGTTATTGAGGCACTAACATCGGAGAGAGAAGATGACTCAGAGTTTAGTGCAATTATCTCATAGATTCGTGAAGTACTTCATCAAACACCATCGTTCGGTGTATGTTTCACATATAGACAAGCAAACAAAGGTTGCCCGCAATCTTGCTAGGGTATCTTGTTTCCTATACTCGTCCCTCGATCTGAAATACtattctaaattttatttttgatattttgattAAAGACTTGGatcttaataatatttatgattttctttaaaaaaataacttcTGGCTTTGACCAGCCCATTAAATGCAGAAAAAAGTGTGGAATAAAACGGTGCTAGGGTAAGAAAATAGGTACAATTTGGCGATCAGAATAAAGAAAAAGTAGAATTGAAGAGACCGAACTCAAAGCAACCAACTATTAGTTGTGCATGAGTGCGAGTTCAGATAGCCACGAGTTCGATATTCCGTGCCACACTTACTCGGTAGAGGCTATCACACCAAGCTTGtcaaatatgatttatttagttgACGCAATTTGCAATTTGCAAAATAACGTGGGAAGTCTGAGAAAGCCTTGCAATTTTATCAACAGAAGGCTTTGTTGATTTATTTGCAGCCCACCAAGAATGAGCTCAACCGTGAAGCTTCGTGGAGTTGGGAATTTATGGGCATTATTATTTGGCAATAAATGGCAGATATTTGACGCGTTCCAATCCAGCTCACAGTATCACCGCTCTTCGAACACGGATACATTCATACACAGCTGGCCTCGACCCCAGCACCAACCCCGCGCCACACCCCACTATCTATATAAATGAGATTTCACCATGCGAACTTCATTCATCTCATAAATTTCCGACATTTTTCTCTTCTCTCTCTCATTCACAAAATGGCAATCTCAAATTTAACCATGCTTCTTATACTTTCCATCTTCATTGCTTCTTTCTTCACGGCTTCGGCTGATTTCTACCGGGATGCTGAGATCTCATGGGGCCAAGGCCGTGGCAATATTCTTGAAGGTGGGCGTGTCTTGACTTTATCCCTGGACCAGGATTCGGGCTCCGGCTTCCAGTCCAGGAATGAGTATTTGCTGGGACGGTTTGATATACAACTCAAGCTTGTTCCTGGAAATTCTGCTGGAACCGTCACCACATTCTTTGTAAGTCGTGAACTAGTCATTCCATTCCCTATTTACTCACTGCCAGATTTTGTTCAATCTAACTCATGTATGTTTCTACTGTACAGTTATCATCTCAGGGTGCGGGACACGACGAAATTGATTTCGAGTTCTTGAGAAATTCTTCTGGAGAGCCATACACGATTCACACAAATGTTTATGCACAAGGGAAAGGAGACAAAGAACAGCAGTTCCGCCTCTGGTTCGATCCAACGGTGGCATTCCACACGTACTCTATCGTCTGGAATTCCCAACGCATAATGTATGTACAATGAAACTAGTTGAAGTTTTTATTTGGGTAACAAAGCTTTTGAATTTCTTATGGGGTTTaacaatttttcttatttcaGATTCTTGGTGGACAATATTCCTCTGAGAGTATTCAACAATAACGAAGCAATCGGGACTCCATACCCCAAAAACCAAGCCATGAGAGTATACAGCAGCTTATGGAATGCAGACGACTGGGCAACACAAGGTGGCCGAGTCAAGACGGATTGGACTAAAGCTCCTTTTGTGGCAACTTACAGGAATTTCAACATTGTTTCTTCAAAGCCTGGAGATTCTTTGAATAATAACCAGGCTTGGCAAACTCAGGCATTAGATGCCAATGGAAGAAACAGATTGAGATGGGTTCAACAAAAGTATATGATTTACAATTACTGCTCTGATATCAAGAGGTTTCCTCAGGGAATCCCCGCCGAATGCAAGAGCTCAAGATTCTAAAGTTttattctttgttttttttcatCTGTAATTTGATCTACTCTTCACAGGAattctttattctttcattGAATGTTGCATTGTGTTGTGGAAATGTAGTTTTCGAAAAAAAAGGTATATTGATGAATATTATACTTTTCCGGTCCATTTGCCGCTCATTATCAGAAAAGATCCCTACAATTTTTCTCCTGCAATTCTTCAAGAAACGGCATACTTGGAAGGAAATAAAGAAACAAGAGCCATTAATATCACTCACAAACGAAAACCAAAAATCAAAATGAAACGAggaaaataattgaaaaatgcACTTTTTTAATCAATCCAACGGCTATAGGAATTGCAATGTGCTACAGTGCTTTCATTATGCTACGCGTACCAATGGCTTCATTCCCTACGGGAATGATGATATATTTATCAACGTACAAGCTACATCCTTCATAATGAGCCTGCTAACTTATACGTCACCGTTGAGTGACTGCGAATCAGTGAAGCAAAGAACCCCCCAGCCATTTCAAGACCCCGAAAATGAGATTTACAAACAATCGAAACAAAAGTTAGATTCTTGATATTCTGTGCATGAAGTTACAGTCTAACGGGCACACCAAAACAAAGATTCTTTAGGCCTACTGCAATAAATACACATGAAGAGAGAGATGTTAGTGATGCATAAAACAAAGAAGACTAAGTTGAATAATGTTAAGAGAAGACTGGTATTCGAGATTTCCAAGTATTTCGATATTTTAACaatgataaattcaaaaattatttgTGTCATAATGCTAACTAAAGGAGTGGTAAAAGTTTGTCATCCCGGAATACTTGGATAGAATAattaatcctcaaaattttgaCGAGATGCCTAAAATGGGATTTTGCCTTTGACTACCCTGAAAGGATACACGAAAAACAGCCTCAATTGATCCAACATTGCAAAAAGCAAATCTACCGCAGAGAACTGccaaaaaaatacaaatacaCCAAAAGTTCTAATCTTTAATGGATGTATCACCAATGATTATCTTCATTCTTCAAGATTGTTGTCTTGTACATCTTTTTTATATAAACAAAAAGAGCACGTTATGCTGAATAAATTTTAAAGCGGGGAATGAAATGTTTAATCAAATGTATGCAATAAAAGATTCACGATTAAACAAATTTACAAAACATCCATAGTTTGACCAAAAGGATATGTTAAAAGCATGTTTAAGTCGTAGTTTTTCAGTACAAATATTTATTCCCaagaaaaaaatgattaaaaaaatgtcAGTACATAGACatgaaaaaaatcaattttctcaaaaGGCTAAAATGTCACTAAATCAAACTTTCTAATCACCGGAACTTGAACTAAAAATAGCAAAAACTTGATTTGACATGGAAGGAACAAGAAAAAACAAAGAGGGATGTCGGGAAAAAAAATTGTCTTTCATCTAAGCAAATGcgaaattcagtttcccaaTAAACCAACAAGATATCATTAAAACACATCAATGACAAgaacaaatacataaaaatttcTATAACTGTTGGGGGAAAAAACTTGAAAGTAAACCCATGTTGCAAAAAAGTGTACCCCCATACAAAGCCATGGGGGAGAGCTGAAGGCTTGCGTGGATGACTGGTTTGAGAAATGAGGAGCTAATAAGCAAAGGGATGTTTGCTTGAACCGCACAGAAGGGGGAAGGAAATTACGGGAAAATGTAACGGGCATACAAGCTGAAACGGTAATGATTCAGAATGAATTAGCTAGCAAGACTGAGTCTTTATAGATACTCTATTTTTACAGAGTACCAACCAAAGAATGCTTGCATATTGAAGCACAGAGGAATCCGTATCACTGACCGTTATTACCAGGAGTGAAGCACAATAATGTGGAAAAATCTCATCACCATTGATTAGTACTGAGAACTAATCATAATCAAAGATTAAAAATTTGTTCCATGGCATGAATTTAACATAAGTCTAATTTCTAGGCAAGAAGAAATAGGGatatccatgtcaaaatatggCTACTGTATGGTAATACATACGAAGGCACGGCCAGAACAAAATTCGTTCTCCAAGTCTTGGATCTCTGAAGGATTTTAACCACACGATATATGGATTAATTTTGCCATGTTGTTAACATGAAAACGTGAAGCTTTTATAATTGACAAGGCAATAGTTTTGGCTCCATGTTCCATTGTTATGTTTCATATCATGACTCATGTACGAATGTGAATAGCACATGTATCGTTTAAAAATACCAAATTAGAGTGGAAAATTCCAAAACTCAAGTTGTGGAATCCGGTTCTAAAAAGTACCTTCAAGAAAAGGAGCCTCAAAACTACATTAACATAAATTAATCTTAGTAATGTATGCTGTTAAACTTGTTCGGCTGTAGTGAAGCTTATTCCACAATATATTCAATCCACGCAAGAAATAGctctcaaaaatataaaactgTCACCGAGAAAACCAAACTTCTTATTAAAGAAATCGAAGTTAACAAACCATAAGGCACGACTAGCAAAATTGAATTTTCTCCATTTGGCTAGAAAATAAAGCCTTCTGACCTCTACCAGTTTGAAATGTTAATTATATGTGTGAATCATTGTTTCCTGGCAGCATGTTGCATGTAACAGGCGACCCCCATCACAGCTACAGCAGCAAAGGTTGAGCCTGCCATCACCACCCAATCCTTTTGCTTCAAATTACCAATTACTCCCTTCCTTCCGACCCCAACTGCAGCATTCCCGGTAACGCCATAAACATCATCCAGAACTGCTCTTTCCTTCATTATGAACTCGTTAATCACCTCTTCTTTTTCATCCACTCTACTCTCTAGATCACCTATTTCCACCTTCATTTTCTCAACTGTCTTCTCCAGATCATTCTTCAACGTCTCCAAAGTTTTCATTCTTCCCACAGCCGACTCCAAGTCGTCGACTTTCTTCCTCAAATCCAAGATATACTTTCCTTTTCTCTCCAACTCATCCCTAATACTGGTTTCTACTCCCTCCAAATTCTCAACTTTGGACACCAGCAAGTTCCTCTCTTTCTGCAAGGCCTCCAACTTAACatccttttccttttccctATCTTTCATCCCCATCAAACCCCTCTTCAAATCCGATAACTCGAGAGTGGAATCCTGCAAATCGCTCATGGTAGAAACCAAATCATGTTGCAGCCTTGCAACCTCAGCTTCCAGCTCTGCAGCTCTAGCTGCAACTGCTCCTAAAGCCTTATTTTCTGACTCTGCTTCATCAACCTTATTTTTTAGCTCCACATTGCCATCTCTTAACACTTTGACAGAGACCTTC is a window encoding:
- the LOC142526276 gene encoding beta-D-glucosyl crocetin beta-1,6-glucosyltransferase-like: MFPWLAHGHISPYLELAKRLAARNFIVYLCSSPANLSSIKNKIGQKLASKIQLVELHLPVLPGLPVSHHTTNGLPPHLMPTLKKALEMSAPKFSCILRAIRPDLLIYDFLQPWAPLAAAAIKIPAVEFITSSAIMTAFMFHFFKTPDVDFPFPAIFYRDYEVVHRAKLLESSEDEKVKEIAFQGIERSNGIVLVKGFEEFEGRYIDYLSKLLGKKVVPVGSLVPDPSLEADESSEVLDWLDLKGEKSTIFVSFGSEYFLKKDDMNELAHGLELSKVNFIWVVRFPKGQKIDLEESLPKGFLERVRGRGLVVEGWAPQTKILGHMNIGGFVSHCGCSSIIEGMHFGVPIIAMPMHLDQPINARLIEELGIGSEVMRDKSGRLDRATVAEVIQKVVVDRAGEPIRKKAGDLSQKMRKKGDAEVDDVVHEFVKLCSKGKRMFH
- the LOC142527582 gene encoding xyloglucan endotransglucosylase/hydrolase protein 24-like, with protein sequence MAISNLTMLLILSIFIASFFTASADFYRDAEISWGQGRGNILEGGRVLTLSLDQDSGSGFQSRNEYLLGRFDIQLKLVPGNSAGTVTTFFLSSQGAGHDEIDFEFLRNSSGEPYTIHTNVYAQGKGDKEQQFRLWFDPTVAFHTYSIVWNSQRIIFLVDNIPLRVFNNNEAIGTPYPKNQAMRVYSSLWNADDWATQGGRVKTDWTKAPFVATYRNFNIVSSKPGDSLNNNQAWQTQALDANGRNRLRWVQQKYMIYNYCSDIKRFPQGIPAECKSSRF
- the LOC142527613 gene encoding peroxisomal and mitochondrial division factor 2-like; the encoded protein is MADETMINGEIYDDPELEITGDDASETSGLDQKVDGLKQQNDEIARKNREYKQSIEELKVSVKVLRDGNVELKNKVDEAESENKALGAVAARAAELEAEVARLQHDLVSTMSDLQDSTLELSDLKRGLMGMKDREKEKDVKLEALQKERNLLVSKVENLEGVETSIRDELERKGKYILDLRKKVDDLESAVGRMKTLETLKNDLEKTVEKMKVEIGDLESRVDEKEEVINEFIMKERAVLDDVYGVTGNAAVGVGRKGVIGNLKQKDWVVMAGSTFAAVAVMGVACYMQHAARKQ